A stretch of DNA from Microbacterium croceum:
CGCGCTGTCTGCAGGAACTGCACGGTCTCACTGGTCGTCCCCGAGTTCGAGAAGCCGATCGCGACCGTCTTCTTGGCGCCCAGTGCGGCGGCTGCACTGGCCTCATGGGCGTCGGAGAGCACGATCGCTGTGCGTCCGATCCGGAGCAGCTTGTGACCCAGATCGTCGGCGACCAGCCGGCTTGCACCGACACCGAACAGCAGGATCCGGTTCGCGTGGTCGATGGCCTCCACCGCGGTGGCAAGTACCCCGTAGTCGAGGTTGGCGACGGTCTCCTCGATCGCGAGCAGTTCGAGAGCCGCGACCTTTCCGACCGCTTCCCTGAGTGAGTCGCCCACCGCGATCTCCGAACCGAACCCGGACGGCGCACTGAACTGCACGGATTCGCGACCGAGCTCGGTGGCGAGGGCCATGCGCAGCGCCGCGTACCCGCGTAGGCCGATCGCCCGGCAGAAGCGCACGACCGACGCGACCGAGGTGTCGCACAGCGCGGCCAACTCGGAGATGGTGCTCTCGACCGCGGTCGTCGGGTTGTCGCGGATCACCCGGGCGATCCGCGCGAGCGAAGGGGGGAGAGTCTCGGCTGCGTTCGCTATGGTCGTCTGGACGCTCATACCTCTCCTTGTGATCTCGCGCAGGGCGTCTTGCGTTCCGCATCCGTGCGCACTTCTGATGGCAGCGGCCAAGACACCGGCTGGATGGACAATTGTTTCATGGATGCGCGGCGATGCGTAGACTATTTACATGAGTTCTCCGCACCGGGTCGTCGCGATCGACCTCGGCAAATCCCGTTGCCGCGTCGCCGTCGATGGTACGCGTCATGACGGCGTCGGTGCGCCCGGCCTGGCGGCGACCGGGGGAATCGCCGCGGCGCTCGCGGCGATCCGCCCCCTGCTCGACCGCATCGACGGTGACATCCCGCTGCTCGGCATCGGCGCCGCGGGTGCCTGGGCGGCACCGTCTGCGGCGCAGGAGCTCGCCGCCGCGCTCGCCGCATCGACCGGCGCCAGGGTCGCCGTCGCCTCCGATGTCGTGACCGCGCACGCCGGTGCGCTCGACGGTGGCGAAGGCGTGCTGCTCATCGCCGGTACGGGAGCCGCTGCCCTCGGCGTCGACGCGGACGGCGTGCGACTGGTCGACGGGTGGGGCCCGGAGCTCGGAGACTTCGGCAGCGGGTCGTGGCTCGGACGCGAGGCGTTGCGCGCTGTGCTGCGCCACTCCGCCGGCCTGTCTTCCGATACAGTGCTCACCGCGGCGATCGCGGACCGCGTCGGCGTCGCCTCCGAGGTTCCCGCCTGGCTCGCGCAGCCCGAACCTCTTGCCCGTCGCCTGGCGACGCTTGCGCCGCTCGTACTGGATGCCGCGGCAGACGGTGACCCGGTCGCCGGCGAGATCGCCACGGAAGCCGCGCGTCTGCTCGCCGCCTCCGCCGTCGCCGCCTCGTCGCGCACACTCGAGGTGGTGCTGCACGGCGGACTCACCGACCACGACTGGTTCCGTTCCGTCCTCGTCGCCGCACTTCAGGCGGCACCATCCGATTCGGCGCCGCGCCGTAGCGTACCTGCCGCCGGCGACGCGCTG
This window harbors:
- a CDS encoding N-acetylglucosamine kinase; the protein is MSSPHRVVAIDLGKSRCRVAVDGTRHDGVGAPGLAATGGIAAALAAIRPLLDRIDGDIPLLGIGAAGAWAAPSAAQELAAALAASTGARVAVASDVVTAHAGALDGGEGVLLIAGTGAAALGVDADGVRLVDGWGPELGDFGSGSWLGREALRAVLRHSAGLSSDTVLTAAIADRVGVASEVPAWLAQPEPLARRLATLAPLVLDAAADGDPVAGEIATEAARLLAASAVAASSRTLEVVLHGGLTDHDWFRSVLVAALQAAPSDSAPRRSVPAAGDALEGASLLARRTDLPHERYVHRAE
- a CDS encoding MurR/RpiR family transcriptional regulator — its product is MSVQTTIANAAETLPPSLARIARVIRDNPTTAVESTISELAALCDTSVASVVRFCRAIGLRGYAALRMALATELGRESVQFSAPSGFGSEIAVGDSLREAVGKVAALELLAIEETVANLDYGVLATAVEAIDHANRILLFGVGASRLVADDLGHKLLRIGRTAIVLSDAHEASAAAALGAKKTVAIGFSNSGTTSETVQFLQTARSAGTTTIGVTSAADSALAAVADHVLFTHARESRFRAGAMVSRIAQLALVDCLFVGVAQQRHAHTVHALQRTADAAQALRRD